Proteins encoded in a region of the Bacteroidales bacterium genome:
- a CDS encoding porin family protein — protein MNRKIILLQLQVVFFLMGINLQAQDRRNELELGIGIWNTNEILNTFSDMIISSLPAGIKMDDDNSLGSIHLGYRYRFTERLGMGGLFAYDYSTGKGILNGREEGKFYKRHYTLALEADYVYIRKKNFRMYGLAGVGGTLYNLDYKDHTDKSQNDSDTTPYFTFQITPVGLRFGSWIGGFLELGFGYRGILNAGFFINL, from the coding sequence ATGAATAGGAAAATAATACTATTACAACTTCAGGTTGTATTCTTTTTGATGGGTATAAATCTACAGGCGCAGGATAGACGAAATGAATTAGAATTAGGGATAGGGATATGGAATACTAATGAGATACTAAATACCTTTTCGGACATGATCATTTCTAGTCTTCCTGCCGGTATAAAAATGGACGATGACAATTCTTTAGGATCCATTCATTTGGGCTATAGGTACAGGTTTACAGAACGTCTCGGTATGGGTGGATTATTTGCGTATGACTATTCAACAGGTAAAGGTATTTTAAATGGAAGGGAAGAAGGAAAATTTTATAAACGACACTATACACTGGCCTTGGAAGCTGATTATGTTTACATACGTAAGAAAAATTTTCGCATGTATGGTTTGGCAGGTGTTGGTGGTACCTTATATAATCTTGACTATAAAGACCATACAGATAAGAGTCAGAATGATTCGGATACAACACCTTATTTTACATTTCAAATCACTCCGGTAGGTTTAAGGTTTGGTAGTTGGATCGGAGGATTTCTGGAATTGGGTTTTGGTTACAGAGGGATCCTTAATGCCGGATTTTTTATCAATTTATGA